The following are encoded together in the Kribbella voronezhensis genome:
- a CDS encoding TetR/AcrR family transcriptional regulator, translating to MNPVKKLPETKKPDGRAAKAQLTRARILDAAGELFVRNGYGATSLQDIADQAEVAVQTIYYGFGNKQSVLKEVVDRTIAGDDEPVATLDRPWFQQALATDSAAAHLEAHLEGTREVLDRVAPIMKMVEAAAATDTGIAKLWPDEQNPRLTVQTAAAKSLLSKPGANPGITVEHAADVLFGLLSPELYLLFVSERGWTPQQWQAWTYETLHAQLCAPQTGSPLAGG from the coding sequence ATGAACCCGGTCAAGAAGCTTCCCGAGACAAAGAAGCCGGACGGGCGGGCGGCGAAGGCCCAGCTGACCCGCGCCCGGATCCTCGACGCGGCCGGCGAGCTGTTCGTCCGGAACGGGTACGGCGCGACCTCGTTGCAGGACATCGCCGATCAGGCGGAGGTCGCCGTGCAGACCATCTACTACGGCTTCGGCAACAAGCAGTCCGTGCTGAAAGAGGTAGTCGACCGCACGATCGCCGGCGACGACGAGCCGGTCGCGACACTCGACCGGCCCTGGTTCCAGCAGGCACTCGCCACCGACTCCGCCGCCGCGCATCTCGAGGCGCACCTCGAAGGCACTCGCGAAGTACTGGACCGCGTCGCACCGATCATGAAGATGGTCGAGGCAGCCGCAGCCACCGATACCGGGATCGCCAAGCTCTGGCCGGACGAGCAGAATCCACGCCTCACCGTGCAAACGGCCGCGGCGAAGAGTCTCCTGTCCAAACCCGGCGCCAATCCCGGCATCACCGTCGAGCACGCCGCCGACGTCCTGTTCGGCCTGTTGAGCCCCGAGCTCTATCTGCTCTTCGTCAGCGAGCGCGGCTGGACACCGCAGCAATGGCAGGCCTGGACCTACGAGACGCTGCACGCCCAGCTCTGCGCGCCTCAGACCGGCAGCCCCTTAGCAGGCGGATGA
- a CDS encoding alpha/beta hydrolase — translation MKFRTLAAGLGISALSATALLVVPGSSATASQQQAAAVQTGPNRIAQRYLDQKPAWRMCGDPELKTSCAKIVVPRDWSDQARHVDIQLAISKAGGPAKGRAGRVVFGNPGGPGGAGLGMAPYLASQKALTKDHLAIGFDPRGTGDSANVTCQGAPGFTMDARDRDPWNLDLIAEASQLTLPYCEGQSRGLLPFVNTVQTVQDMDLIRQLLGYDKIDYVGYSAGTWLGAYYQTYYPTHVGRFVLDSNTDFTGPWLNTFIAQPQAFERRFREDFAPWAAKYDAQLKLGDSPRLVIRTYERLRAALKKEPAVEEFMDGSVKISYDQNTLDNIVTGDLYTKVDFHSLAIDLAFLRGLSEAQSKSGARAAQRKVDELPLARQQELVQRATRRTVGITPFGRPFADDAENATFTAVTCNDTEWPQGREYGEVLSARLGPRYPLLGWSMSENPCAFWDRPNLDLRIPTGKGLPTTLMVQSVHDPATNFSLAAAAHSRYAGSRLVTITGEGDHGIYGGVNKCADKIVNTFLATGKAPARDTTCAGEGIPAPSSGGTDPNDDDAVNARAPLTRIAGFTKAVSGYLR, via the coding sequence ATGAAGTTCCGTACCCTGGCCGCCGGCCTCGGTATCTCCGCCCTCTCCGCGACCGCGCTGCTGGTGGTCCCCGGATCGAGCGCGACGGCATCGCAGCAGCAGGCGGCCGCCGTACAGACCGGCCCGAACCGGATCGCCCAGCGATATCTGGACCAGAAGCCGGCCTGGCGGATGTGCGGTGATCCGGAGCTGAAGACGTCCTGCGCCAAGATCGTCGTCCCCCGCGACTGGTCGGACCAGGCGCGGCACGTCGACATCCAGCTCGCGATCAGCAAGGCCGGCGGCCCGGCGAAGGGCAGGGCCGGTCGCGTCGTGTTCGGCAATCCCGGCGGCCCGGGTGGCGCGGGACTCGGCATGGCGCCGTACCTGGCCAGTCAGAAGGCACTCACCAAGGACCACCTCGCGATCGGCTTCGACCCGCGCGGCACCGGCGACAGCGCGAACGTCACCTGCCAGGGCGCCCCCGGCTTCACGATGGACGCCCGCGACCGCGACCCGTGGAACCTCGACCTCATCGCGGAGGCGTCGCAACTGACCCTTCCGTACTGCGAGGGCCAGTCCCGCGGTCTGCTCCCGTTCGTGAACACGGTCCAGACCGTGCAGGACATGGACCTGATCCGGCAGCTCCTCGGCTACGACAAGATCGACTACGTCGGGTACTCCGCCGGCACCTGGCTGGGCGCGTACTACCAGACCTACTACCCCACCCACGTCGGCCGGTTCGTGCTCGACTCGAACACCGACTTCACCGGGCCGTGGCTGAACACGTTCATCGCCCAGCCGCAGGCGTTCGAGCGCCGGTTCCGCGAGGACTTCGCACCCTGGGCCGCGAAGTACGACGCTCAACTGAAACTCGGTGACTCGCCACGCTTGGTGATCAGGACGTACGAACGACTGCGGGCCGCGCTGAAGAAGGAGCCCGCGGTCGAGGAGTTCATGGACGGGTCGGTGAAGATCAGCTACGACCAGAACACGCTGGACAATATCGTCACCGGCGACCTGTATACAAAGGTGGATTTCCATTCGCTGGCGATTGATCTGGCATTCCTGCGCGGCCTTTCCGAGGCACAGAGCAAAAGCGGCGCCCGGGCGGCGCAGCGAAAGGTCGACGAACTCCCGTTGGCGCGCCAGCAAGAACTCGTCCAGCGAGCGACCCGGCGTACGGTCGGCATCACGCCCTTCGGCCGGCCTTTCGCCGACGACGCGGAGAACGCGACCTTCACCGCCGTCACGTGCAACGACACGGAATGGCCGCAGGGCCGCGAGTACGGCGAGGTGCTGTCGGCTCGCCTCGGCCCGCGCTACCCGCTGCTCGGCTGGTCGATGAGCGAGAACCCCTGCGCGTTCTGGGACCGCCCCAATCTCGACCTGCGCATCCCTACTGGTAAAGGCTTGCCGACAACGCTGATGGTGCAGTCGGTGCACGACCCGGCGACCAACTTCTCGCTGGCCGCGGCGGCCCACAGCCGGTACGCCGGTTCGCGGCTCGTCACCATCACCGGCGAGGGCGACCACGGCATCTACGGCGGCGTGAACAAGTGCGCCGACAAGATCGTGAACACGTTCCTCGCCACCGGCAAGGCGCCCGCCAGGGACACCACCTGCGCCGGCGAGGGGATCCCCGCGCCGTCGTCGGGCGGGACGGACCCGAACGACGACGATGCCGTGAACGCCCGCGCACCGCTGACGCGCATTGCCGGATTCACGAAAGCGGTTTCCGGATATCTACGCTGA
- a CDS encoding ATP-binding protein → MLRRHRRDAGLSQEKLAELAGLSVDAIAALERGRRRAPRPHTLRLLGDALRLGAPDRAQLTAAARRDADTTRSVLRLPPVAPNELIGRSQEVEEAARLISERATRLLTLSGPAGVGKTRLALAVASQVAHRFEDGVCWVPLAPVLEPAAVTPAIATAIGLHPLDGARLTEEIAEQIGRRSLLLVLDNCVHVLAGATGVVSTLLEYCPNLTVLATSRELMRVPGESVYVVPPLALPTDDEDSASSPAVRLFVDRATARGCPPTGQLDQVARVVSRLEGIPLAIELAAARTNVLTVEELAAELDSSFAILGGGSSTGGSRQESLFGAIGWSHALLTPSERDLFARLSIFAGGWSLNAAAAVLSGRLVPGPLERATALDLTSRLVDKSLIRVSRDRGIARYDMLAVIREFAAGQLTVAGTDEETARNHAGFYIALAEEAESHLRGPNQGDWLDRLDGELDNLRAAMAWAFRTEAMTEAVRLAGGLWLFCYLRGHYAEGGEWLERALKLADAGGPELAPYKAKACLGAGMLAFLQCEYDAATTRLESALAQYKALDDTAGTALVMQRLGGVARERGDYVTAENLHCQSYDLFESLGDRSGMSWAHNQLGFVAWLRGDLEIAARRCKRARDSFRVLGDGEGLAWSLISLGTIAQYGGELAEAEELLQESLALSQRLGYREGVAWSLNQLGIVERRRGLTERAVHFLDESLAEHRDLGDRWRSASVLEELATVAQQRNRTEYAAFLLGAADGIREVIGAPVPEIEKADLQGTKQAIEQALDRRAFRAAWSAGRAAPLAAVADGYPGPSASPDRSTRL, encoded by the coding sequence TTGCTCCGACGGCACCGGCGAGACGCCGGACTGTCCCAGGAGAAGCTGGCGGAGTTGGCCGGCCTCAGCGTCGACGCGATCGCGGCGTTGGAGCGGGGACGCCGTCGTGCGCCCAGGCCGCACACATTGCGGTTGCTGGGTGACGCACTGCGGCTGGGGGCGCCTGATCGCGCCCAGCTGACCGCTGCCGCCCGCCGCGACGCCGACACCACCCGCTCTGTACTGCGGCTGCCGCCGGTCGCTCCGAACGAGTTGATCGGCCGCTCGCAAGAGGTCGAAGAGGCTGCCCGGTTGATCAGCGAGCGCGCGACCCGGCTGCTCACCTTGAGCGGCCCTGCGGGCGTGGGCAAAACCCGGCTCGCGCTGGCCGTGGCCTCGCAGGTCGCGCATCGGTTCGAGGACGGCGTCTGCTGGGTCCCGCTGGCTCCCGTGCTGGAACCGGCCGCGGTGACACCCGCGATCGCCACCGCGATCGGGCTGCATCCGCTCGACGGCGCGCGGCTCACCGAGGAGATCGCGGAGCAGATCGGTCGGCGCAGCCTCTTGCTGGTGCTGGACAACTGCGTGCACGTCCTTGCCGGCGCTACCGGGGTCGTGTCGACGCTGCTGGAGTACTGCCCGAATCTGACGGTGCTCGCCACCAGCCGCGAGTTGATGCGAGTGCCCGGCGAGAGCGTGTACGTCGTACCGCCGCTGGCGTTGCCCACCGACGACGAGGACTCGGCCAGTTCGCCTGCGGTCCGGTTGTTCGTGGATCGGGCGACTGCCCGGGGCTGTCCGCCGACCGGGCAGCTCGATCAGGTCGCCCGCGTGGTCAGCCGGCTCGAAGGGATTCCGCTCGCCATCGAGCTCGCCGCCGCCCGGACGAACGTGCTGACCGTCGAGGAGCTCGCGGCCGAGCTGGACTCCTCCTTCGCGATCCTCGGCGGGGGTTCCAGCACAGGTGGTTCGCGGCAGGAGTCGTTGTTCGGAGCGATCGGCTGGAGTCACGCCCTGCTGACACCGTCCGAGCGGGACCTGTTCGCGAGGCTGTCGATCTTCGCGGGCGGGTGGAGTCTGAACGCGGCCGCGGCAGTGCTGTCCGGCCGGCTCGTGCCAGGGCCGCTGGAGCGTGCCACGGCACTCGACCTGACCAGCCGGCTGGTCGACAAGTCGTTGATCCGGGTGTCGCGCGATCGGGGCATCGCGCGGTACGACATGCTCGCCGTGATCCGGGAGTTCGCGGCGGGACAGCTGACCGTGGCCGGCACCGACGAGGAGACCGCACGGAACCACGCAGGCTTCTACATCGCGCTGGCCGAAGAGGCCGAAAGCCATCTCCGTGGGCCGAATCAGGGCGACTGGCTCGACCGACTCGACGGTGAGCTGGACAACCTGCGGGCGGCGATGGCGTGGGCATTTCGCACCGAGGCGATGACCGAGGCCGTCCGGCTCGCTGGTGGATTGTGGCTGTTCTGCTATCTCCGCGGCCACTACGCCGAAGGTGGCGAGTGGCTCGAGCGTGCGCTGAAGCTGGCCGACGCAGGCGGCCCCGAGCTTGCGCCGTACAAGGCAAAGGCTTGTCTTGGCGCGGGGATGCTGGCGTTCCTGCAGTGCGAGTACGACGCGGCGACCACGCGACTGGAGTCGGCCCTCGCGCAGTACAAGGCGCTGGACGACACAGCCGGTACTGCGCTGGTCATGCAGCGACTCGGGGGAGTGGCCCGCGAGCGCGGCGACTACGTGACCGCGGAGAACCTGCACTGCCAGAGCTACGACCTGTTCGAGAGTCTCGGGGACCGGTCGGGGATGTCGTGGGCGCACAACCAGCTCGGGTTCGTCGCGTGGTTGCGCGGCGATCTGGAGATCGCGGCCCGGCGCTGCAAGCGGGCGAGGGACAGCTTCCGCGTGCTCGGCGACGGCGAAGGGCTCGCATGGTCCTTGATCAGCCTCGGCACCATCGCGCAGTACGGCGGTGAGCTGGCTGAGGCCGAAGAGTTGCTGCAGGAGAGTTTGGCGCTGTCGCAGCGGCTCGGGTACCGCGAAGGTGTGGCCTGGTCGCTGAACCAACTGGGCATCGTCGAGCGGCGCCGCGGGCTGACCGAACGGGCCGTGCATTTCCTCGACGAAAGCCTTGCCGAGCATCGCGATCTCGGCGACAGGTGGCGGTCGGCGAGTGTGCTGGAAGAGCTCGCGACGGTCGCCCAGCAACGGAACCGGACGGAGTACGCGGCCTTCCTCCTCGGCGCGGCCGACGGTATCCGCGAGGTGATCGGGGCACCTGTGCCGGAGATCGAGAAAGCCGATCTGCAGGGCACCAAACAGGCCATCGAGCAGGCTCTCGATCGCCGCGCGTTCCGGGCCGCCTGGTCAGCAGGCCGCGCGGCTCCGCTCGCCGCCGTGGCCGATGGCTACCCGGGCCCGTCCGCCAGTCCGGACCGCTCCACCCGCCTGTGA
- the dapB gene encoding 4-hydroxy-tetrahydrodipicolinate reductase has product MVKVGVLGAKGKMGSQVCLTVERTDGLELVAALDQGDDLEQLAKAGAQVVVDFTRPEVVMDNLKWCIEHGIHAVVGTTGFDAERLDTLRAQLAASPDTGVLVAANFSIGAVLMMQFAAKAAKYYESVEIIELHHPNKVDAPSGTARRTAELIAAARQEADAAPIPDATTTALDGARGAEVEGIRVHGIRLRGLIAHQEVLFGDVGETLTIRHDSMDRESFMAGVVVGIRRVVDTPGLTVGLENFLDLD; this is encoded by the coding sequence ATGGTCAAGGTTGGGGTGTTGGGGGCCAAGGGGAAGATGGGGTCCCAGGTTTGTCTGACGGTCGAGCGGACCGACGGGCTCGAACTGGTGGCCGCGCTTGACCAGGGTGACGACCTGGAGCAGTTGGCCAAGGCCGGTGCTCAGGTGGTGGTGGATTTCACCCGCCCCGAGGTGGTGATGGACAACCTCAAATGGTGCATCGAGCACGGGATTCACGCGGTGGTCGGCACGACCGGGTTCGACGCGGAGCGGCTCGACACCCTGCGCGCGCAGCTCGCCGCGAGCCCTGACACCGGCGTACTGGTTGCAGCCAACTTCTCCATCGGTGCCGTCCTGATGATGCAGTTCGCCGCGAAGGCCGCGAAGTACTACGAGTCGGTCGAGATCATCGAGCTGCACCACCCGAACAAGGTCGACGCACCGTCCGGTACTGCGCGGCGCACGGCGGAGCTGATCGCCGCTGCCCGGCAGGAGGCCGATGCGGCGCCGATCCCCGATGCGACCACGACGGCCCTCGACGGTGCGCGCGGTGCCGAGGTCGAAGGGATCCGCGTGCACGGGATCCGGTTGCGCGGGCTGATCGCGCACCAGGAGGTGCTGTTCGGCGATGTCGGCGAGACGCTGACGATCCGGCACGACTCGATGGATCGGGAGTCGTTCATGGCCGGCGTCGTGGTCGGGATCCGGCGGGTCGTCGACACTCCTGGCCTGACCGTCGGCCTCGAGAACTTCCTCGACCTGGACTGA
- a CDS encoding NADPH-dependent F420 reductase encodes MSSITLIGTGNMARTIGTLAVAGGNTVEVMGRDQSKADNLANALGGGATTGEWGAVPVGDIVITALLYDGVVPVVAKYGEALAGKVIVDISNPFNATFDGLAHSEETSVAQEVAKVAPAGTSVVKAFNTIFRNVLEKGRPNVFLAGDDAQAKTTVATFIESLGLRPLDVGSLKMAHWLEGMGLVTVGLAGNGVGHWDFALGVNEFIN; translated from the coding sequence ATGAGCAGCATCACCCTCATCGGTACGGGGAACATGGCCCGCACCATCGGCACGCTCGCGGTAGCGGGCGGCAACACCGTCGAGGTCATGGGACGCGATCAGTCCAAGGCCGATAACCTGGCCAACGCTCTGGGCGGCGGCGCGACGACAGGGGAGTGGGGCGCGGTCCCAGTCGGGGACATCGTCATCACGGCCCTGTTGTACGACGGTGTCGTTCCGGTCGTCGCGAAGTACGGAGAGGCCCTCGCAGGCAAGGTGATCGTCGACATCAGCAACCCCTTCAACGCCACGTTCGACGGACTCGCCCACAGCGAGGAGACCTCGGTCGCCCAGGAAGTCGCCAAGGTCGCCCCGGCCGGCACCAGCGTGGTGAAGGCGTTCAACACCATCTTCCGCAACGTCCTGGAGAAGGGCCGACCCAACGTCTTCCTCGCCGGCGACGACGCCCAGGCGAAGACGACCGTGGCGACATTCATCGAAAGCCTCGGCCTACGCCCGCTCGACGTCGGCAGCCTGAAGATGGCGCACTGGCTCGAAGGAATGGGCCTGGTCACGGTAGGCCTCGCCGGCAACGGCGTCGGCCACTGGGACTTCGCCCTCGGCGTCAACGAATTCATCAACTAA
- a CDS encoding SDR family NAD(P)-dependent oxidoreductase, with the protein MGKLDGKVAVITGGSTGMALAGAQLFVEEGAHVFIQARRQEALDDAVKLIGRNVTAVQGDAADLDDLDRLYDTVKQEMGSIDVLWASAGMGEPGVLGEITEEQFDRAFSLNVRGTLFTVQKALPLINDNGSIFMTGSSASLGAYPGWSLYAGSKAVQQAWARVWLNELRDRNIRVNVLTPGQVATAKQEELFDEATKAAFESLIPRGKMGRPEEIATVALFLASDDSSYVNGLELVADGGTTAI; encoded by the coding sequence GTGGGAAAGCTCGATGGCAAGGTCGCGGTGATCACCGGCGGATCCACCGGCATGGCACTGGCCGGAGCCCAGCTGTTCGTCGAGGAAGGAGCACATGTCTTCATCCAGGCACGGCGGCAGGAGGCCCTGGACGACGCCGTGAAGCTGATCGGCCGCAACGTCACCGCCGTTCAGGGGGACGCGGCCGATCTGGACGATCTGGACCGCTTGTACGACACCGTCAAGCAGGAGATGGGCTCGATCGACGTACTGTGGGCCAGCGCCGGGATGGGCGAACCCGGCGTCCTCGGCGAGATCACCGAGGAACAGTTCGACCGCGCCTTCTCGCTCAATGTGCGCGGCACCCTGTTCACCGTGCAGAAGGCGTTGCCGCTGATCAACGACAACGGCTCGATCTTCATGACCGGATCCAGCGCCTCCCTCGGCGCCTACCCCGGCTGGAGCCTCTACGCGGGAAGCAAGGCAGTCCAGCAGGCCTGGGCTCGCGTCTGGCTCAACGAACTGCGCGACCGCAACATCCGGGTCAACGTTCTGACCCCCGGCCAGGTCGCCACCGCCAAACAGGAAGAACTGTTCGACGAGGCAACCAAGGCCGCCTTCGAGTCCCTCATTCCGCGCGGAAAGATGGGCCGCCCCGAAGAAATCGCCACCGTCGCCCTGTTCCTCGCCTCCGACGATTCCAGCTACGTCAACGGCCTGGAACTGGTCGCCGACGGCGGTACCACGGCCATCTGA
- a CDS encoding TetR/AcrR family transcriptional regulator, which yields MTELEKGPLGRRRGRGARERILSASQQLFREQGINRTGMDQLCAVAQVSKRTAYQHFPSKDELVAEYLRRFDPEVMPGVFDRTDLTPRERLLAAFDVPASMPLCPYIGAAVELHDPEHPASQYARDYKTAIAERLTETAREAGATNPEQLGEQLALLIDGASTRTRVLNSESFPTAAAIAAVLIDNAIPASSHPQPQR from the coding sequence ATGACGGAGTTGGAGAAGGGCCCTCTGGGGCGGCGCCGCGGCAGGGGCGCACGCGAGCGCATCCTCAGCGCGTCACAGCAGTTGTTCCGCGAGCAGGGCATCAACCGCACCGGCATGGACCAACTCTGCGCCGTGGCCCAGGTGTCGAAGCGCACGGCGTACCAGCATTTCCCGAGCAAGGACGAACTCGTGGCCGAATACCTGCGCCGATTCGATCCCGAGGTCATGCCCGGCGTGTTCGATCGCACCGACCTCACGCCCCGCGAACGGCTCCTCGCCGCCTTCGACGTTCCCGCGTCCATGCCTCTGTGCCCCTATATCGGGGCGGCCGTCGAACTCCACGACCCCGAACATCCCGCATCGCAGTACGCACGCGACTACAAGACCGCCATCGCCGAGCGCCTCACCGAAACCGCCCGCGAAGCCGGCGCCACCAACCCCGAACAGCTCGGCGAACAACTGGCACTGCTCATCGACGGCGCCTCGACCCGCACCCGGGTCCTCAACAGCGAATCGTTCCCCACCGCCGCCGCCATCGCCGCCGTCCTCATCGACAACGCCATCCCCGCGTCATCTCATCCGCAGCCCCAACGATGA
- a CDS encoding NUDIX domain-containing protein, which produces MNRHAAPVHRAAVGVLITDLDGRVLLVSNPYRKELVQVGGMVEAGQSLADAAERETFEEIGLKLTVTRLLAVHYRPGITDADTILYVFDTDPIDASTPLVLQDDEITAAFWLEPSDAIGQHSARGRARLAAALKARAANTTIYLDANRTL; this is translated from the coding sequence ATGAATCGTCATGCGGCCCCGGTGCATCGTGCGGCGGTCGGCGTACTGATCACCGACCTCGACGGACGGGTGCTGCTCGTCTCCAATCCCTACCGGAAAGAGCTCGTGCAGGTAGGCGGGATGGTGGAAGCGGGGCAGAGCCTCGCAGACGCGGCAGAGCGAGAGACGTTCGAGGAGATCGGCCTCAAGCTGACCGTCACCCGCCTTCTCGCGGTGCACTACCGCCCAGGCATCACCGACGCCGACACCATCCTGTACGTCTTCGACACCGACCCGATCGACGCCTCCACGCCGCTGGTTCTCCAGGACGACGAAATTACCGCCGCGTTCTGGCTGGAACCGTCCGACGCGATCGGTCAGCACTCCGCACGAGGCCGGGCTCGCCTTGCCGCCGCCCTCAAAGCTCGCGCAGCCAACACCACCATCTACCTAGACGCCAACCGAACCCTCTGA
- a CDS encoding mandelate racemase/muconate lactonizing enzyme family protein, protein MKVTGYRSLSTVHDWGRVTGDVNGVQSGETTPVPVLILETDVGIEGVGLGSHFDIARVFPAIDGEDPRSVVALYDRMLDWVFKAGHAGPVFGTIGAVDMALWDIKAKAADEPLWRTLGARERFVPAYASGLEYGLTDEELAGLYGRFADRGFKAGKLKGGRDLDRDLPRLEIMREVLSRNSRRPALMFDANESWNQAQAARYVAAIEERMDLTWVEEPLRRWDAAGMAVLRGKVRAAIASGENLTGLEQYRPLLDAKALDIVQVGNVWGITHFLRVAVLAHGHDLPVSPVAYNANPVAHAAAAVPNLLTCELQDLHFPVGLDVDQQFDDGGIILGDRPGIGILVNESQLSPVNSAAAIPASTGPHIRPERAALRLVAEPDVIDDPAVPLRPVS, encoded by the coding sequence ATGAAGGTCACTGGATACCGCAGCCTGAGCACCGTGCACGACTGGGGACGAGTCACCGGTGACGTCAACGGGGTGCAGAGCGGTGAGACCACACCGGTGCCTGTCCTGATCCTGGAGACGGATGTCGGCATCGAGGGCGTCGGTCTCGGCTCCCATTTCGACATCGCGAGGGTGTTCCCCGCCATCGACGGCGAGGATCCGCGATCGGTGGTGGCGCTGTACGACCGGATGCTCGACTGGGTGTTCAAGGCCGGTCATGCCGGCCCCGTGTTCGGCACGATCGGGGCCGTCGACATGGCTCTGTGGGACATCAAGGCCAAGGCGGCCGACGAGCCGCTGTGGCGGACCCTGGGGGCACGCGAACGCTTCGTTCCCGCCTACGCGTCAGGCCTTGAGTACGGCCTGACCGACGAGGAACTCGCCGGACTCTACGGACGGTTCGCGGATCGCGGGTTCAAGGCAGGCAAGCTCAAGGGCGGCCGCGATCTGGACCGGGATCTGCCCCGGCTGGAGATCATGCGAGAGGTGCTCAGCCGCAATTCCCGCCGGCCCGCGTTGATGTTCGACGCCAACGAGTCGTGGAACCAGGCGCAGGCAGCCCGCTATGTGGCTGCCATCGAGGAGCGCATGGACCTGACCTGGGTGGAGGAACCGCTGCGTCGATGGGACGCCGCCGGAATGGCCGTACTGCGAGGGAAGGTCCGCGCGGCCATCGCGAGCGGCGAGAATCTGACCGGGCTCGAGCAGTACCGCCCTCTGCTCGACGCCAAAGCCCTCGACATCGTGCAGGTGGGCAACGTCTGGGGCATCACGCACTTCCTTCGGGTCGCGGTGCTGGCGCATGGTCACGACCTGCCGGTGAGCCCGGTCGCCTACAACGCGAACCCGGTCGCGCACGCGGCCGCCGCCGTACCGAATCTGCTGACCTGCGAGCTGCAGGATCTTCATTTCCCCGTCGGTCTCGATGTGGACCAGCAGTTCGACGACGGGGGAATCATCCTGGGCGACCGGCCGGGCATCGGCATCCTGGTGAACGAGTCCCAGTTGTCCCCGGTCAACTCAGCGGCCGCGATCCCGGCGTCGACCGGACCACACATCCGGCCCGAGCGCGCTGCTCTGCGGTTGGTGGCCGAGCCGGACGTGATCGACGATCCCGCCGTACCGCTGAGGCCGGTCTCGTGA
- a CDS encoding FadR/GntR family transcriptional regulator: MAKDRGDAAGLIPRRLPVGRLGVAVVAELVDLIVTGRLQEGDLLPPEGPLSEQFGVSRTVLRESVKRLEEKGLVTVSQGRGTQVRAPGYWNMLDPVVLSALIDNDESLGVLDELTVVRASLESAMAGAVAGSHSAEELRRLENALTAMRESESETDSFRQADVIFHYALMEISGNRLAENIAKQIYRRAVESSRYQGINPPDAVALTLKEHEAIVDAIARKDAVAAEKSMYDHIHGSWERRRLSDHAPRPRGKGRGRKKK; encoded by the coding sequence ATGGCGAAAGACCGGGGTGACGCGGCAGGGCTGATTCCGCGGCGTCTGCCGGTCGGCCGGCTCGGTGTCGCAGTCGTTGCCGAGCTCGTCGATCTCATCGTCACCGGGCGATTGCAGGAAGGTGACCTGCTGCCGCCGGAGGGTCCGCTGAGTGAGCAGTTCGGCGTGAGTCGCACGGTGTTGCGCGAGTCGGTGAAGCGGCTCGAGGAGAAGGGGCTCGTAACCGTCTCGCAGGGCCGGGGTACCCAGGTCCGCGCGCCCGGCTACTGGAACATGCTGGACCCGGTGGTGCTGTCGGCCCTGATCGACAACGACGAGAGCCTCGGCGTGCTCGACGAGTTGACGGTCGTCCGGGCGAGCCTCGAGTCGGCGATGGCGGGCGCGGTGGCCGGATCGCACAGCGCGGAGGAACTGCGACGGCTGGAGAACGCGTTGACGGCCATGCGCGAGAGCGAGTCGGAAACGGACTCGTTCCGGCAGGCGGACGTGATCTTCCATTACGCGCTGATGGAGATCTCCGGCAACCGGCTGGCGGAGAACATCGCCAAGCAGATCTACCGGCGAGCCGTCGAGTCCAGCCGCTATCAGGGCATCAACCCGCCGGACGCCGTCGCGCTGACCCTCAAGGAACACGAGGCGATCGTCGACGCTATCGCACGCAAGGACGCCGTCGCCGCCGAGAAGTCGATGTACGACCACATCCACGGGTCGTGGGAGCGTCGCCGCCTGTCCGACCACGCTCCCCGGCCCCGCGGCAAAGGGCGGGGTCGCAAGAAGAAGTAG
- a CDS encoding L-rhamnose mutarotase, which produces MIVALHSVLHEGAEEQYDRDHQRIPADLEASFARLGIHEWSIWRSGRNLFHLVDCDDWLGATKALEDDPANLAWQAHIGRHVAYFVGEEGGAAGQVLPHVYSLRAQRSADGAAD; this is translated from the coding sequence ATGATCGTTGCACTGCATTCCGTTCTGCACGAAGGCGCGGAGGAGCAGTACGACCGCGACCATCAGCGCATCCCGGCCGACCTGGAGGCGAGTTTCGCTCGTCTCGGCATCCACGAGTGGTCGATCTGGCGAAGTGGGCGCAACTTGTTCCATTTGGTCGACTGCGATGACTGGCTCGGTGCGACCAAGGCTCTCGAAGACGACCCCGCGAACTTGGCCTGGCAGGCACACATCGGACGGCACGTGGCCTACTTCGTCGGGGAAGAAGGCGGTGCGGCCGGGCAAGTGTTGCCACACGTCTACAGCCTGCGCGCCCAGAGGTCGGCTGACGGGGCGGCGGATTGA